A portion of the Streptomyces coeruleoprunus genome contains these proteins:
- a CDS encoding recombinase family protein yields the protein MHVDTASGAKASRPKLDLVLRLLREGDTLKVTRLDRLSRSVLHLVTLGAELRERGIGLHVIEQGIDTATMEGRAIFGILSVLAELQRELIVANTKDGSPPHEPAAGSAGADRRSSPRIRPLSPSGSTTGGRRLSSRSPTCSVCRGRRARTPRQDQDRPPPAQENPTVEP from the coding sequence ATCCACGTCGACACCGCGAGCGGCGCGAAGGCGTCCCGCCCGAAGCTCGATCTCGTCCTCCGACTGCTGCGCGAGGGCGACACACTGAAGGTCACCCGGCTCGACCGGCTCTCCCGCTCCGTGCTGCATCTGGTGACCCTCGGCGCTGAACTGCGCGAGCGCGGCATCGGGCTGCACGTCATCGAGCAGGGCATCGACACCGCCACCATGGAGGGGCGGGCCATTTTCGGGATACTGTCCGTACTCGCCGAGCTCCAGCGCGAGCTGATCGTGGCGAACACCAAGGACGGCTCGCCTCCGCACGAGCCCGCCGCCGGGTCGGCGGGCGCCGACCGAAGAAGCTCACCGCGGATCAGGCCGCTCTCGCCCAGCGGCTCTACGACGGGCGGGAGAAGACTGTCCAGCAGATCGCCGACATGTTCCGTGTGCCGAGGTCGACGTGCACGGACACCTCGACAAGACCAAGACCGTCCCCCGCCAGCCCAAGAAAACCCCACCGTGGAGCCCTGA
- a CDS encoding sensor histidine kinase encodes MQGDSAGITDHHMPGSLGQDDSSQGDAAKLPASWPRRCAGTFLGCITALPGFLYFLIVGTALGPFLLWPPTRTSALGILVAGARRLTTLERIRRAAFFGDRFPEHYEVSDQKILRYLAGHALAGLVSSVVVALLAFGVVLAGALMGGMLQGSLRWHNVLGQMVLGGVLLFLDLQGLYSLAELDARTARECFGPSEQELLRQRVHELAASRAAVVQAVDSERRRIERDLHDGIQQRLVALGMLLGRARRGRSPEQADTLLRQAHQESRNILAELREVTWRVYPSALDSLGLKEALGGVSERCSIPVRTEFDVTEELPQPVETAAYFIVSESVTNAAKHSRATTVSVRVVLHGRVLTVRIQDNGVGGADPTGSGLSGLRSRVAALDGVLRVDSPGGGPTTITADLPCA; translated from the coding sequence GTGCAGGGGGACTCCGCAGGCATCACCGACCATCACATGCCAGGCTCACTGGGACAGGACGACTCCAGCCAGGGCGACGCCGCGAAACTGCCAGCCTCCTGGCCGCGTCGGTGCGCCGGTACATTCCTCGGCTGTATCACGGCCCTGCCCGGTTTCCTCTACTTCCTCATCGTCGGCACCGCCCTCGGCCCATTCCTGCTGTGGCCGCCAACGCGCACCAGCGCGCTCGGCATCCTGGTCGCCGGAGCCCGCCGGCTGACGACCCTCGAACGGATCCGCCGGGCCGCCTTCTTCGGCGACCGCTTCCCCGAGCACTACGAGGTGTCCGACCAGAAGATCCTGCGCTACCTGGCAGGGCACGCGCTCGCAGGGCTGGTGAGCAGTGTCGTCGTTGCCCTGCTGGCCTTCGGTGTCGTGCTGGCGGGAGCGCTCATGGGGGGCATGCTCCAGGGAAGCCTCCGCTGGCACAACGTGTTGGGGCAGATGGTCCTCGGCGGAGTCCTGCTCTTCCTTGACCTGCAGGGGCTGTACTCGCTCGCCGAGCTGGATGCGCGAACTGCCCGTGAGTGCTTCGGGCCCTCCGAGCAGGAGCTGCTGCGGCAGCGCGTCCACGAACTAGCCGCCAGCCGGGCAGCGGTCGTGCAGGCAGTGGACTCCGAACGCCGGCGTATCGAGCGGGACCTCCACGACGGAATCCAGCAACGCCTGGTGGCACTGGGCATGCTCCTCGGCCGGGCACGCCGGGGACGCAGTCCCGAGCAAGCAGACACCCTGCTGCGCCAGGCACACCAGGAGTCCCGGAACATCCTCGCCGAACTGCGCGAAGTGACCTGGCGGGTCTATCCCTCGGCCCTGGACAGTCTGGGGCTCAAGGAGGCGCTGGGCGGAGTGTCCGAGCGGTGCAGCATTCCCGTCCGTACAGAGTTCGACGTCACTGAGGAGTTGCCTCAGCCGGTGGAAACCGCTGCGTACTTCATAGTGTCGGAGTCCGTGACCAATGCGGCCAAACACTCCCGCGCAACGACCGTCTCCGTGCGGGTGGTGCTCCATGGCAGGGTGCTCACGGTGCGAATCCAGGACAACGGCGTAGGCGGCGCGGATCCCACGGGCAGCGGGCTGAGCGGACTGCGCAGCCGGGTGGCCGCGCTCGATGGCGTCCTGCGCGTCGACAGCCCCGGAGGGGGACCCACCACCATTACCGCGGACCTGCCATGCGCCTGA
- a CDS encoding response regulator transcription factor has product MRLMIAEDSTLLREGLVRLLFEEGHEVLGAFGDADALLAEMALRRPDVVVLDIRMPPTHTDEGLRAALEIRDRWPETGVLVLSQHIERNYAAQLLASNAERVGYLLKDRVAQVEEFLDALERVQAGGAAIDPEVVRQLVIRTTHGDPLTRLTPRERSVLEALAQGHTNTAIAQKLHISLSSVEKNLNMIFEKLELSHTTGYSRRILAVLRYLES; this is encoded by the coding sequence ATGCGCCTGATGATCGCCGAGGACTCGACCCTGCTGCGTGAGGGGCTGGTCCGGCTCCTCTTTGAGGAGGGACACGAGGTCCTGGGCGCGTTCGGTGACGCCGATGCCCTGCTGGCGGAGATGGCCTTGCGGCGACCCGACGTCGTGGTCCTCGACATTCGGATGCCGCCGACACACACCGACGAGGGGCTGCGTGCGGCGTTGGAGATTCGGGACCGGTGGCCGGAGACCGGCGTACTGGTGCTGTCTCAGCACATCGAGCGCAACTATGCGGCGCAGTTGCTGGCCTCCAACGCGGAACGCGTGGGATACCTCCTCAAGGACCGTGTCGCTCAGGTCGAGGAGTTCCTGGATGCGTTGGAACGCGTCCAGGCGGGCGGCGCTGCCATCGATCCCGAAGTCGTGCGGCAGCTGGTCATCCGCACGACGCACGGAGATCCGCTGACCCGCCTCACGCCCCGCGAACGCAGTGTCCTTGAGGCCCTGGCCCAGGGGCACACCAACACGGCGATCGCGCAAAAGCTGCACATCTCTCTGAGTTCGGTGGAGAAGAACCTCAACATGATCTTCGAAAAGCTGGAGCTGTCGCACACCACCGGATACAGCCGACGGATCCTGGCGGTCCTGAGGTATCTGGAGTCGTAG